Proteins co-encoded in one Candida albicans SC5314 chromosome 3, complete sequence genomic window:
- a CDS encoding aminopeptidase (Ortholog(s) have aminopeptidase activity, role in protein processing, protein stabilization and extrinsic component of mitochondrial inner membrane, nucleus localization), with the protein MKSRIALTLRRFISTRPRLFTTYTTGQPTYETRPHIITQPGDLTPGISAMEYYQRRLKLSTHLPSKSLAIIIGNTTQFSSGSVFYDFQQDNDLYYLTGWLEPDSIVAIEKKGDNGEDDVVLHMLVPPKDPKKELWEGPKSGLEGAYNIFNADLVEDISQAPSYLKQLIKQNDYIYWDKKFNSKQNEGLRQFFNFSTNHRHHQGINEIIENSKKSVQKLSPIVAKLRVIKSDAEVSVMKRACEISSVAINRAMATVGSDDPINSENTLARYLEYQFVKGGCEKNAYIPVVASGSNALCLHYTRNDDLIKKNELIFIDAGGKLGGYCADISRAWPNSTDGFTDAQRDIYEVVLATNKKCITLCSESLGYSFHDIHEVSVNTLKHELKNLPGFGDVTFSDISRIYYPHYVGHNVGLDLHDIPSVSNRLPLKQNQVITIEPGLYIPHDGPKHYRGIGLRIEDNVVVGKTHRDIINLTSGCKKEVSDIEALVRGG; encoded by the coding sequence ATGAAGTCACGAATTGCATTAACCTTAAGACGATTTATATCCACTAGGCCACGGCTTTTCACCACCTATACCACCGGACAACCAACATATGAAACAAGACCTCATATTATCACCCAACCAGGTGATTTAACTCCAGGGATTTCTGCAATGGAATACTATCAACGTCgattgaaattatcaacacaTCTTCCATCCAAATCATTGGCCATAATAATTGGGAATACCACTCAATTCAGTTCTGGGAGCGTATTTTATGATTTTCAACAGGATAACgatctttattatttaacTGGATGGCTAGAACCTGATTCTATAGTGGCCATTGAGAAGAAGGGTGACAATGGTGAGGATGACGTGGTGTTGCATATGTTAGTTCCTCCAAAGGACCCCAAAAAGGAGTTATGGGAAGGTCCGAAAAGTGGATTGGAAGGTGCATATAACATTTTTAACGCCGATTTGGTTGAAGATATAAGTCAGGCCCCATCGTACTTGAAgcaattaattaaacaGAATGATTACATATATTGGgacaaaaaatttaatcTGAAACAAAATGAAGGATTGAGAcagtttttcaatttttcaacaaatcatCGCCATCATCAAGgtataaatgaaattatcgaaaattcaaaaaaaagtgtaCAGAAACTATCCCCAATAGTAGCAAAATTACGTGTTATTAAATCTGACGCAGAAGTAAGTGTTATGAAACGAGCTTGTGAAATTTCAAGTGTAGCAATTAATCGAGCAATGGCTACAGTGGGATCAGATGATCCTATCAATTCTGAAAACACGTTGGCACGATACTTGGAGTATCAGTTTGTGAAAGGTGGATGCGAAAAGAATGCCTATATCCCAGTGGTTGCCAGTGGATCTAACGCATTATGTTTGCACTACACCAGaaatgatgatttgatcaagaaaaatgaacttattttcattgatgCTGGTGGGAAATTAGGCGGATATTGTGCTGATATTTCTCGAGCATGGCCAAATTCAACAGACGGCTTTACTGATGCTCAAAGAGATATATATGAAGTCGTCTTAGCTACTAATAAAAAGTGCATTACTTTGTGTAGCGAATCGTTAGGCTACTCATTCCATGATATCCATGAAGTTTCAGTGAACACATTAAAGcatgaattgaaaaatcttcCTGGGTTTGGTGATGTCACCTTCAGCGACATCTCTAGAATTTACTACCCACATTATGTGGGTCACAACGTGGGGCTAGATTTGCATGACATACCATCCGTATCCAACCGTTTGCCCttaaaacaaaaccaaGTCATTACCATAGAGCCAGGATTGTATATACCACATGACGGACCAAAACATTATAGAGGCATAGGCTTACGTATTGAAGATaacgttgttgttgggaAAACCCATAGGGATATAATTAATTTGACAAGTGGTTGCAAGAAAGAGGTTTCTGATATCGAGGCATTAGTTAGGGGTGGTTAA
- a CDS encoding uncharacterized protein (Has domain(s) with predicted oxidoreductase activity and role in oxidation-reduction process) — MAPTAVTQEPEDVQETIKRLAGLKVIGHSKNSKGIITGYDPEWADKLPETTKQRYAKYGVDISKGYPYVPVNEKVPKFVDEVFAIRNEEYPYIERGKNADPEKKSLFDAAEDVIHLTPYIGTEIVGLQLSELTEQQRDELALLIAERVVVFFKDQDLSPQKQLELGHYWGQVEVHPQATRIGEEYDGISVIWQEQQRDRWGLNLTFKQSKKGNSQWHSDLVHEKQTAGITHLHLDAIPGIGGETLWSSTYGAYDKLSPALQKFLDGKTAIYRSAHQYLDRNDPLKGPKYVEREHPIVRTHPVTGWKYLFVNRSMTVRIVGLLPEESDLILNYLYSVIETNRDIQVRWSWQKELGSVKNNKKDEPKQYRGVSALWDNRISNHSVVHSEESIVGRHGTRVTSLADTGYYDPNSKSQRESLGLSLD, encoded by the coding sequence ATGGCTCCTACTGCTGTTACTCAAGAACCAGAAGACGTTCaagaaacaattaaaaGGTTAGCTGGCTTAAAAGTCATTGGCCATTCTAAAAACTCAAAGGGAATCATTACTGGATATGATCCTGAATGGGCCGATAAGTTACCAGAAACCACTAAACAAAGATACGCTAAATATGGTGTTGACATTTCCAAAGGTTATCCTTATGTCCCtgtaaatgaaaaagtaCCAAAGTTTGTTGACGAAGTTTTCGCTATCAGAAACGAAGAATATCCTTACATTGAAAGAGGTAAAAATGCTGACCCAGAAAAGAAGCTGTTATTTGATGCTGCTGAAGATGTCATTCATTTAACTCCTTATATTGGTACTGAAATTGTTGGGTTACAATTGAGTGAATTGACTGAACAACAAAGAGATGAATTGGCTTTGTTGATTGCTGAAAGAgttgttgtatttttcaaagatCAAGATTTGTCTCCTCAGAAGCAACTTGAATTAGGTCACTATTGGGGTCAAGTTGAAGTTCATCCTCAAGCCACAAGAATAGGTGAAGAGTATGATGGAATATCTGTTATTTGGCAAGAGCAACAAAGAGACAGATGGGGTTTAAATTTGACTTTTAAACAATCCAAAAAAGGCAATTCACAATGGCACAGTGATTTAGTCCACGAAAAGCAAACTGCTGGTATTACTCATTTGCACCTTGATGCTATTCCGGGTATTGGTGGAGAAACATTGTGGAGTTCCACTTATGGTGCTTACGATAAATTGTCTCCAGCTTTGCAAAAGTTCTTGGATGGCAAGACTGCAATTTACAGATCTGCTCATCAATATTTAGATAGAAACGATCCATTGAAAGGTCCTAAATATGTTGAGAGAGAACATCCAATTGTCAGAACTCATCCAGTCACTGGCTGGAAGTATTTGTTTGTCAACCGTTCTATGACTGTTAGAATTGTTGGATTGTTGCCAGAAGAATCcgatttgattttaaactATTTGTATTCGGTTATTGAAACCAACAGGGACATTCAAGTTAGATGGTCTTGGCAGAAGGAATTGGGTAGTGttaaaaacaacaagaaggATGAACCAAAACAATACCGTGGTGTTAGTGCCTTATGGGATAACAGAATTAGTAACCATAGTGTTGTCCATAGTGaagaatcaattgttgGCAGACATGGTACAAGAGTTACATCTTTAGCTGATACTGGTTATTACGatccaaattcaaaatctcAAAGAGAATCTTTGGGGTTATCTTTGGATTAG
- the GTT13 gene encoding Gtt13p (Putative glutathione S-transferase; opaque-specific transcript; repressed by alpha pheromone in SpiderM medium; Spider biofilm induced): protein MEGKGCDDRFILHWLDDSRTHRILWLLEILQLDYEVKIYLRHPETWRGPLQLFDVHQLGKAPVLEIIFGDGRPPIKITESGFIIQYLLRVYDKENILNPISQEQQLEVDYYLHYAEGSLQHIQMALLINSVAKHVAPFATKAVVKIITKAINNGYYKHEWYLNFQYLEDRLAQNGTGFFVGNKLTGADVILSFPVYENVFDNPGGVREICGEKRDLRKVYPHLAKWSRMIKNNPTYKRVTEMMNEEVEDLIAMNPRFDYGKEK, encoded by the exons ATGGAAGGCAAGGGTTGTGATGACAGATTCATTTTACACTG GCTTGATGATTCAAGAACACACAGAATTCTTTGGTTACTAGAAATACTTCAGCTTGATTATGAAGTGAAAATATACCTAAGACATCCAGAAACTTGGCGTGGACCTTTGCAATTGTTCGATGTTCACCAATTAGGCAAAGCCCCAGTTTTAGAAATCATTTTCGGTGACGGGAGACCCCCAATCAAGATAACAGAGCTGGGATTCATCattcaatatttgttgCGGGTTTAcgataaagaaaatattttaaatcCGATAAGCCAGGAGCAACAATTAGAGGTCGACTACTATTTACACTATGCAGAAGGTTCATTGCAACATATCCAAATGGCGTTATTGATTAATTCTGTGGCTAAACATGTTGCACCATTCGCAACAAAAGCTGTGGTGAAGATAATTACCAAAGCAATAAACAATGGATACTATAAACATGAATGGTATTTGAATTTCCAATATTTGGAAGATAGATTAGCACAAAATGGTACTggtttttttgttggaaaCAAATTGACTGGAGCAGATGTGATTCTAAGTTTCCCAGTTTATGAAAATGTTTTTGACAATCCTGGTGGTGTTCGAGAAATATGTGGAGAAAAGAGAGATTTACGCAAAGTTTACCCTCATTTGGCAAAATGGAGTCGGATGATTAAAAATAACCCAACCTATAAACGGGTAACCGAAATGATGaatgaagaagttgaagatTTAATTGCCATGAATCCACGATTTGATTACGGGAAAGAGAAATAA
- a CDS encoding prohibitin subunit (Ortholog(s) have role in inner mitochondrial membrane organization, mitochondrion inheritance, mitochondrion morphogenesis, negative regulation of proteolysis, protein folding, replicative cell aging) has product MSQRIADFVSKIALPAGITIALAQSALYDVPGGKRAVIFDRLKGVKQGVIGEGTHFLVPWLQKAVIFDVRVEPRVITTTTGSKDLQNVSLTLRVLSRPEVRKLPTIYQTLGLDYGERVLPAIGNEILKSIVAQFDAAELITQREVVSARIRQELSRRAAEFNIELEDVSITHMTFGREFTKAVEKKQIAQQDAERSKFLVERAEQEKKAAIIRAEGEAESADVVSKALAKAGDGLLMIRRLEASKDIASTLANSPNITYLPNGGAGGSDSDGSKNSLLLNIGR; this is encoded by the coding sequence ATGTCACAACGAATTGCAGATTTTGTTTCTAAAATAGCCTTGCCAGCTGGTATCACCATTGCATTGGCACAATCAGCCTTGTATGATGTTCCTGGGGGTAAGCGTGCAGTTATATTTGACCGTTTAAAGGGGGTCAAACAGGGAGTTATTGGCGAAGGTACCCACTTTTTGGTGCCATGGTTACAAAAGGCAGTGATATTTGATGTTAGAGTTGAACCACGAGTAATTACTACCACTACAGGATCTAAGGATTTACAGAATGTTTCATTGACATTGAGGGTGTTGAGTAGACCCGAAGTAAGAAAATTGCCTACTATTTACCAAACTTTGGGGTTGGATTACGGGGAAAGGGTGTTGCCTGCCATTggtaatgaaattttgaaatcgATTGTGGCACAATTTGATGCTGCTGAATTGATCACCCAGAGAGAGGTTGTTTCTGCCAGAATAAGACAAGAGTTGTCAAGAAGAGCTGCAGAGTTCAATATAGAATTGGAAGATGTGTCGATTACACATATGACATTTGGTAGAGAGTTCACCAAAGCCGtggaaaagaaacaaattgcACAACAAGATGCAGAAAGATCAAAGTTCCTTGTGGAGAGAGCAGAACAGGAAAAGAAGGCTGCGATTATCAGAGCTGAAGGGGAGGCCGAATCAGCAGACGTTGTTTCCAAGGCGTTGGCCAAAGCTGGGGATGGGTTATTGATGATCAGAAGATTGGAGGCATCAAAGGACATTGCATCAACATTGGCCAACTCACCAAATATCACTTATTTACCTAATGGTGGCGCTGGCGGCAGCGATAGCGACGGGTCCAAAAACtcattattgttgaatattgGCCGTTAA
- the GTT12 gene encoding bifunctional glutathione transferase/peroxidase (Ortholog(s) have glutathione peroxidase activity, glutathione transferase activity, role in glutathione metabolic process and endoplasmic reticulum, mitochondrial outer membrane, plasma membrane localization), with protein MSDSKIILHWLNYSRSQRVLWLLGELNIPFELKVYLRNKEFRAPKELENVHPLGKSPVIEVIDSKTGKSEIIAETGHIFNYILSNYDTTNILIPFNRDLQSQVDYFLHYTEGTLQPKLVALMVHGVAKKKAPFGARFLMGLLMGGIDDAFYIPDLKKNLKYLENIIHKQHEKGSKYFVGDKLSGADIILEFPVITNIFQNKRGAEQLGAGDVEKEYPHLNQWAEDIKKEPKYIKAQELVAKHETVKPNI; from the exons atGTCTGACTCCAAAATTATTCTTCACTG GCTTAACTATTCCCGTTCACAAAGAGTCCTTTGGTTATTGGGAGAATTGAATATTCCATTTGAATTAAAAGTCTACTTGAGAAATAAGGAATTTAGAGCTCCCAAAGAGTTGGAGAATGTTCACCCATTGGGAAAGTCTCCTGTCATTGAGGTTATTGATAGCAAGACTGGTAAATCTGAAATCATTGCTGAAACTGGTCATATTTTTAACTACATCTTATCAAACTATGACACCACTAATATCTTGATTCCCTTCAATCGTGATCTTCAAAGCCAAGTTGACTACTTTTTACATTACACAGAAGGAACATTACAACCAAAATTGGTTGCGCTAATGGTTCACGGAGTAgccaaaaagaaagctCCTTTCGGAGCCAGATTCTTAATGGGATTGTTGATGGGTGGTATTGATGATGCATTCTATATTccagatttgaaaaagaactTGAAATATTTAGAAAATATCATCCACAAGCAACATGAAAAAGGTAGTAAATACTTTGTTGGCGATAAACTCTCWGGTGCTGATATTATTTTGGAATTCCCTGTGATTACCAAYATTTTCCAAAACAAACGTGGGGCTGAACAGCTTGGTGCTGGTGACGTCGAAAAAGAGTATCCACATTTGAACCAATGGGCAGAAGACATAAAAAAGGAACCCAAATACATCAAGGCTCAAGAATTGGTTGCTAAACACGAAACTGTTAAGCCTAACATTTAG
- the FUR4 gene encoding uracil permease (Putative uracil permease) yields MNKPKSFWKKLVVSMEVQPKGDLSTAQMFLYNHDLRPVEEARREWAWYNYVFFWIADSFNINTWQIAATGIQAGGMNWWQTWISVWLGYALCGIFVSIGARVGTLYHISFPVAARSSFGIYGSLWPVLNRVFMSCIWYSVQTAIAGPTFELMLHSIFGKNLPQRIHDTIPDKDLTTFQFLGIFLFWLFQLPFLWFPPHKIRHLFTVKAYVAPIAGIAFLVWTIVKAGGIGPVVHQKSKVHGSELAWVFVESTMNSLGNFATLIVNAPDFSRFASQPSFGMKYLVYTLSIPICFSITSLIGILVTSASEAMYGKPFWSPLDVLGTFLNDYTPGNRAGVFFISAAFALAQLGTNISANSLSFGTDCSALLPRFLNIRRGGYICAFLALAICPWKLISTSSKFTTYLSAYSVFLSSVAGVVACDYFYVRRGFISLIDLYSLTNPDNKHQDSIYRYNKIGVNWRAYVAYICGILPNIVGFVGATETHKVPIGATQVYRLNFFMGFFTAWIIYSVLCYFFPVPTGTVKVGPFEKGWFEEWQDVETFDEELVGHEVHDGIEKIEYLEESVSSKKKI; encoded by the coding sequence ATGAATAAACCGAAATCTTTTTGGAAAAAGTTGGTTGTCTCCATGGAAGTCCAACCAAAAGGCGACCTATCAACGGCACAAATGTTCCTTTATAATCACGATTTAAGGCCAGTAGAGGAGGCCAGAAGAGAGTGGGCGTGGTACAATTACGTATTCTTTTGGATTGCTGATTcattcaacatcaacacTTGGCAAATTGCTGCCACTGGTATCCAGGCAGGTGGCATGAATTGGTGGCAGACATGGATTAGTGTGTGGTTGGGGTATGCTTTGTGTGGTATATTTGTGAGCATTGGTGCCCGGGTTGGTACTTTGTATCACATCTCTTTCCCTGTTGCCGCTAGATCTTCATTTGGAATCTATGGTTCGTTGTGGCCAGTGTTAAATCGTGTTTTCATGTCGTGCATCTGGTATTCCGTTCAGACAGCCATTGCTGGTCCAACGTTTGAACTTATGTTGCACTCTATATTTGGGAAGAACTTGCCGCAACGTATTCACGACACAATACCCGACAAAGATTTAAcaacttttcaatttttgggGATCTTTTTGTTCTGGTTATTCCAGTTGCCTTTTCTTTGGTTCCCCCCACATAAGATTAGACACTTGTTCACCGTCAAAGCATATGTTGCTCCCATTGCTGGTATTGCATTTTTAGTGTGGACTATTGTAAAAGCTGGTGGCATTGGTCCAGTTGTTCATCAAAAGTCGAAAGTACACGGATCTGAGTTGGCATGGGTATTTGTTGAGTCTACTATGAACTCCTTGGGTAACTTTGCCACATTGATTGTCAATGCTCCAGATTTCTCCCGTTTTGCTAGCCAACCTTCGTTTGGAATGAAGTACTTGGTGTACACTTTATCCATTCCAATTTGTTTCTCGATCACCTCACTTATTGGTATTTTGGTCACTTCTGCTTCTGAAGCAATGTATGGGAAACCGTTCTGGTCTCCGTTGGATGTTTTGGGAACTTTTCTAAATGACTATACTCCCGGGAATCGTGCTGGTgtgtttttcatttctgCTGCTTTTGCATTGGCACAGTTGGGGACAAACATTTCTGCCAACTCGTTATCGTTCGGTACAGATTGTTCAGCTTTGCTACCAAGGTTTTTGAACATTAGAAGAGGAGGGTATATTTGTGCATTTTTGGCTCTTGCTATTTGTCCATGGAAATTAATCTCTACTTCTTCCAAGTTTACCACGTACTTATCGGCATATTCTGTCTTCTTAAGTTCAGTGGCTGGAGTTGTAGCATGTGATTATTTCTATGTTAGAAGAGGGTTCATTCTGCTAATTGACTTGTACTCCTTGACCAATCCAGATAATAAACACCAAGACTCAATATACCGTTACAACAAAATCGGTGTCAATTGGAGAGCTTATGTTGCATATATCTGTGGTATCTTGCCAAATATTGTAGGATTTGTGGGCGCAACTGAAACCCATAAGGTGCCCATTGGGGCCACACAGGTATACAGGCTAAACTTTTTTATGGGATTTTTCACTGCTTGGATAATATATTCTGTTTTGTGCTACTTTTTCCCTGTGCCCACTGGAACAGTCAAAGTTGGGCCATTTGAAAAAGGCTGGTTTGAAGAGTGGCAAGATGTTGAGacatttgatgaagaattagtTGGCCATGAAGTGCATGATGGTAtcgaaaaaattgaatatttggAGGAATCTGTCAGTTcgaagaaaaagatttag
- a CDS encoding uncharacterized protein (Protein of unknown function), translating to MCHPSFKLLCSYQLNLQNTVEFAERESQKKQWSHVGRVRSANQCWFFFFRDPNRFVYCQEEIHCGQNYCGKSCYCQYYPAITDILQKKILEYLSKKITIQQY from the coding sequence ATGTGCCACCCTTCTTTCAAGTTATTATGTTCATACCAGCTCAATTTGCAAAATACTGTTGAATTTGCTGAAAGAGAGTCGCAGAAGAAACAATGGCTGCATGTGGGACGTGTCCGAAGTGCGAATCAATgctggttttttttttttcgggACCCAAATCGTTTTGTTTACTGCCAGGAAGAAATTCATTGTGGCCAAAACTATTGCGGAAAAAGCTGTTACTGCCAATATTATCCCGCAATCACGGATATactccaaaaaaaaatacttgaatatttatctaaaaaaataactaTACAACAGTActaa
- the ECM18 gene encoding alpha/beta hydrolase family protein (Ortholog(s) have mitochondrion localization) has translation MGVFGRGAVSRISIRSIHLRNTTNFVVPENYKPNRSLLKQLPWKAGLDIWWKSLSPNRLSDLQKDLVEFMLPSHLQENQRIIKEFKKTTIDDKGNYINEVGFKIINNKDKPTKHLVFIHGYGASLGCFARNFQIINKFKDTDYNYHVHFLDNLTFGLSSNPRVNNDTINYWRIPATAIVKLFDKTPTDSKKLYRKYYKLIEGYQLDPENFEKYRSYFTPILKDLENFYCSAIEKWRLNNDIESIDYLVGHSFGGYWCGSYALKYPENVNNLVLLSPVGIERHVQAVTNTDPISDRIEVPTLDPTSYKFLSRLPILSKKHILSWYYKLPHLPRLLPFLGPWGAQLYFKMWMGKLYKINKLIDKHGGAQAIFNSNNDLVYGSEKELTLIIEYLYNSITSGTNSDIYSRYLLTTATTSKWPLYDKFYQAVKEDPAKLKFKFHIMYGQFDFMNSEAGEKLVKLLNENKVGAKYYEISEGGHNLYIDNPFDTNQKIFEIVSQDATKANNND, from the coding sequence ATGGGCGTATTTGGAAGAGGAGCAGTCAGTAGGATATCCATCCGATCAATTCATTTGAGAAACACGACCaattttgttgttcctGAAAATTATAAGCCAAATAGGTCATTGCTCAAGCAGTTACCATGGAAAGCAGGACTTGATATCTGGTGGAAGTCCTTGTCTCCAAATAGACTCTCTGATTTGCAGAAAGATTTAGTGGAATTTATGCTACCCTCTCATTTGCAAGAAAACCAGAGAATAATCAAAGAgttcaaaaaaacaactatCGACGACAAGGGCAATTATATCAATGAGGTAGGGTTCAAGattataaacaacaaagatAAACCAACAAAGCATCTTGTTTTCATTCATGGTTATGGTGCTTCTTTAGGCTGTTTTGCAAggaattttcaaataatcaacaagttCAAAGATACTGACTACAACTATCATGTCCATTTCTTAGACAATTTGACGTTTGGCTTGTCATCAAATCCCAGAGTGAATAACGATACCATAAATTACTGGCGTATCCCTGCTACAGCCATTGTGAAgttatttgataaaactCCAACTGACTCCAAAAAGTTGTACCGGAAGTATTACAAACTAATTGAGGGATACCAATTAGATCCAGAAAATTTCGAAAAGTATAGATCCTATTTTACTccaattttaaaagatCTTGAAAACTTTTACTGCTCCGCGATCGAGAAGTGGAGATTGAACAATGACATTGAAagtattgattatttggtTGGTCATTCATTTGGTGGGTACTGGTGTGGCAGTTATGCATTGAAATACCCTGAGAATGTTAAcaatttagttttgttgTCTCCTGTTGGAATCGAAAGACATGTTCAAGCAGTCACAAATACAGACCCAATTTCTGATAGAATTGAGGTGCCTACACTTGACCCTACTTCTTACAAATTTTTAAGCCGGTTGCCTATACTATCCAAAAAACACATTCTCAGTTGGTATTATAAACTCCCACATTTACCCAGATTGTTACCATTTCTCGGACCTTGGGGAGCTCAATTGTACTTTAAAATGTGGATGGGAAAGTTGtacaaaataaacaaacttATTGACAAACATGGTGGCGCTCAAGCAATTttcaacagcaacaacgATTTGGTTTATGGTAGTGAGAAAGAGCTCACACttataattgaatatcTCTATAATTCCATCACCAGCGGAACTAATAGTGACATTTACAGCAGGTATTTATTAACAActgcaacaacaagcaaATGGCCGTTGTATGACAAATTCTACCAGGCAGTGAAAGAGGACCCTGCAAAATTAAAGTTCAAATTTCATATAATGTACGgacaatttgattttatgaATTCTGAAGCtggtgaaaaattggtaaaGTTGTTGAACGAGAATAAAGTGGGYGCCAAGTATTACGAAATCAGTGAAGGTGGTCACAATCTTTACATTGATAATCCGTTTGACactaatcaaaaaatatttgagaTTGTTCTGCAAGATGCTACCAAAGCTAACAACAATGACTAg